A genomic region of Candidatus Zixiibacteriota bacterium contains the following coding sequences:
- a CDS encoding pyridoxal phosphate-dependent aminotransferase family protein, which yields MQAPDKVQVAVGDLFEKCYSFTAANEVRAAGIYPFFHPIQSGAGDEVVIYGRKCIMIGSNNYMGLVNHPKVKEAAANAVKKYGAGCTGSPFLNGTLDLHLELQERLAKFVNADEALVFSTGFQTNLGTISCLAGKNDALVIDRQVHACIVDACRLSYGRTYKFAHNDMDDLDRVLANVRNNHTRGGIMIVVDGVFSMEGDIIDLPSLVNIAEKYGARVMVDDAHSIGVLGRTGAGTAEHFGLQNRVDLSMGTFSKSFASQGGFVAGKHEVIDYIKHFGRALIFSASITPASAAAVLAALEIIQSEPERRERLWKNALRMQRELKALGYDTGHTATPIIPLKIGEDFACFSFWKALFDNGVFTNPVVSPAVAPGGALIRTSYTATHTDEQLDRVLDVMARVGREKGLIP from the coding sequence TTGCAAGCGCCAGACAAGGTTCAGGTCGCAGTAGGCGATCTTTTTGAGAAGTGTTATTCCTTTACCGCCGCCAATGAAGTCCGGGCGGCGGGCATATATCCGTTCTTCCATCCCATCCAATCCGGTGCCGGCGACGAGGTTGTGATCTACGGCCGGAAGTGCATCATGATCGGCTCCAATAACTACATGGGTCTGGTCAATCACCCGAAAGTCAAGGAAGCCGCCGCCAACGCGGTAAAAAAGTACGGCGCCGGCTGCACCGGTTCGCCGTTTCTAAACGGCACCCTCGATCTGCACCTCGAGCTACAGGAACGCCTGGCCAAATTCGTCAACGCCGACGAAGCGCTGGTCTTCTCCACCGGCTTCCAGACCAACCTGGGGACGATTTCCTGCCTGGCGGGAAAAAACGATGCGCTGGTGATCGACCGGCAGGTGCACGCCTGTATTGTCGACGCCTGCCGTCTCTCCTACGGCCGAACCTACAAGTTCGCGCATAACGACATGGACGATCTCGACCGTGTCCTGGCTAACGTGCGCAACAACCACACTCGTGGCGGAATCATGATCGTGGTCGACGGCGTCTTCTCCATGGAAGGCGACATAATCGACCTTCCCAGCCTCGTGAATATCGCAGAAAAGTACGGAGCGCGGGTGATGGTCGATGATGCCCACTCGATTGGCGTGCTCGGGCGCACCGGCGCCGGCACCGCCGAGCATTTCGGGCTTCAAAACCGGGTCGACCTGTCGATGGGGACGTTCTCGAAGTCGTTCGCGTCGCAGGGCGGATTTGTCGCGGGTAAACACGAAGTCATAGACTACATCAAGCATTTCGGGCGGGCGCTCATCTTCTCGGCCTCCATCACGCCGGCGTCGGCGGCCGCCGTGCTCGCCGCGCTGGAGATTATCCAGAGTGAGCCGGAGCGGCGGGAGCGGCTCTGGAAAAACGCCCTCAGGATGCAGCGCGAGTTGAAGGCGCTCGGCTACGATACCGGCCACACGGCCACGCCGATCATCCCGCTGAAAATCGGCGAGGATTTCGCCTGCTTCTCCTTCTGGAAAGCACTGTTCGACAACGGCGTCTTCACCAATCCGGTGGTCTCGCCGGCCGTGGCTCCGGGAGGGGCCCTGATTCGAACTTCCTATACCGCCACTCATACCGACGAGCAACTTGATCGCGTTCTTGACGTGATGGCCCGGGTCGGCCGTGAGAAGGGTCTGATACCGTAA
- the serC gene encoding 3-phosphoserine/phosphohydroxythreonine transaminase, with translation MSHRVYNFNPGPSTLPLDVLKKVQEELLDYKGTGMSVMEISHRSAEYEEINDATIRLTREIMGLDDKFHVLFMTGGASTQFALVPMNFAYGGKKGAYVDTGSWSSKAIKEANILGGSHVVASSKADQYRYIPKESDIKIPPDAAYLHITTNNTIYGTQWHSTPNVTGVPLIADMSSDILSRRWDFSKYALIYGGAQKNLGPSGLTLVVIHDSLLQKCKDGNPTMFDYRTHAKEKSLYNTPPSFTVYVMKLVLEWIKGQGGLAAVERVNRAKQEKIYALIDKYPDFFKGTVSKDSRSWMNINLRLPSEELEKKFIGDAKKAGFIGLKGHRSVGGIRVSLYNAMTIEGTEKLAGFMEEFRKANS, from the coding sequence ATGTCACACCGAGTTTACAACTTCAATCCGGGCCCGTCGACTCTTCCCCTGGACGTACTGAAAAAGGTCCAGGAAGAGCTGCTCGATTACAAAGGAACCGGCATGTCGGTAATGGAAATATCCCACCGCTCGGCGGAATACGAGGAGATCAACGACGCCACCATCCGCCTGACGCGGGAAATCATGGGGCTCGACGACAAATTCCACGTCCTGTTCATGACCGGCGGCGCGTCGACCCAGTTCGCCCTGGTGCCGATGAATTTCGCGTATGGCGGCAAGAAGGGAGCCTATGTCGATACCGGCTCCTGGTCGAGCAAGGCGATCAAAGAGGCCAACATCCTCGGTGGCTCGCATGTAGTCGCCAGTTCCAAGGCCGATCAGTACCGCTACATCCCTAAAGAGTCCGACATCAAGATACCGCCCGACGCCGCCTATCTGCACATCACGACCAATAACACCATCTACGGCACCCAGTGGCATTCGACGCCGAATGTCACCGGGGTACCGCTGATCGCCGATATGTCATCGGATATTCTCTCGCGGCGGTGGGACTTCTCCAAGTACGCGCTCATCTACGGCGGCGCGCAGAAGAACCTCGGACCGTCCGGGCTGACGCTCGTGGTGATACACGACAGCCTGCTCCAGAAGTGCAAGGACGGCAACCCGACCATGTTCGACTATCGCACTCACGCCAAGGAAAAGTCTCTGTACAACACGCCGCCCTCGTTCACGGTTTATGTCATGAAGCTCGTCCTCGAATGGATCAAGGGCCAGGGCGGACTGGCGGCTGTGGAGAGAGTCAACCGGGCCAAGCAGGAGAAGATCTACGCCTTGATTGATAAATATCCTGACTTCTTCAAAGGCACGGTCAGCAAGGACAGCCGGAGCTGGATGAACATAAACCTTCGCCTGCCCAGCGAAGAACTCGAAAAGAAGTTTATCGGAGACGCGAAGAAGGCCGGCTTTATCGGCCTCAAGGGCCATCGCTCGGTCGGAGGAATCAGGGTGTCGCTGTACAATGCCATGACCATTGAGGGCACCGAGAAGCTGGCCGGTTTCATGGAGGAATTCCGCAAGGCGAATAGCTGA
- a CDS encoding YigZ family protein, which produces MGMLVVDEYTTIDHADRAEIKVKGSRFIAEAFQVVSEEETLTRLESVRKREFQATHHCYAYVLGAPVASQFKYSDDGEPSGTAGKPIYDLIIGRSLTNVLVVVTRYFGGTRLGTGGLARAYSDAARAVLDRSGTRINYMTCRFRCEIEFSFYDSWQRELRRLGAYTVDARFSDRVTLVIDVRRSGAAELAESLAELTSGKGLLEEIDA; this is translated from the coding sequence ATGGGGATGTTGGTGGTCGACGAATATACAACCATTGATCATGCCGATCGCGCTGAGATCAAGGTAAAAGGCTCGCGATTCATCGCGGAGGCATTTCAGGTCGTGTCAGAGGAAGAGACTCTGACAAGACTCGAGTCGGTTCGCAAGCGCGAATTCCAGGCGACTCATCACTGCTATGCGTACGTGCTCGGTGCGCCGGTCGCATCTCAGTTCAAGTATTCCGACGACGGCGAACCGAGCGGCACCGCCGGCAAACCGATTTACGATCTGATAATCGGGCGCAGTCTGACCAACGTGCTCGTTGTCGTAACGCGGTATTTCGGAGGCACGAGATTAGGCACCGGCGGACTGGCACGCGCCTATTCGGATGCCGCCCGGGCGGTTCTGGACAGGTCGGGGACGCGAATTAACTACATGACCTGTAGATTTCGCTGTGAAATCGAATTCTCGTTTTATGATTCATGGCAACGCGAACTCCGTCGCCTGGGAGCATATACGGTTGACGCCAGGTTCTCGGATCGCGTAACTTTGGTCATCGATGTTCGCAGGAGTGGCGCCGCAGAATTGGCCGAAAGCCTGGCGGAGTTGACATCGGGAAAGGGCCTGCTTGAAGAAATCGACGCATAG
- a CDS encoding DUF1015 family protein, with protein MATVRPFRGLRPKPELAKQVACPPYDVLSTREARAMAEGNPYSFLHVNKSEIDFDDSVNQYSREVYLRGRENLQKLIDQGVFVRDTKPCFYLYRLTWRGRSQAGLVALTSVAEYDDGIIKKHEHTRPDKVRDRADHIGILEAQVGPVFTAFRYQPGIEQIFARVRSSSPSFGFEADDGVTHELWVIDDSGTVGALIDAFARLDCMYIADGHHRSQSASEVCRRLKEKNAHHTGREPYNFFLNVLFPDRELRILPYNRVVKDLGGRTVSQVLGEAAPYFNVTGANGAVEPDRAHVFGAYGEGNWYRLEAKPGSFDTSHPIESIDASILANSLLAPQFGITDPKTDKRIDFVGGIRGTSELMKLVDSGEYKIAFSLYPTSIEQLLKVADAGEVMPPKSTWFEPKLRDGIVVNLLTE; from the coding sequence ATGGCAACAGTCCGCCCCTTTCGGGGCCTCCGCCCGAAACCTGAGCTGGCCAAACAGGTGGCCTGCCCGCCCTATGACGTGCTCAGCACGAGGGAGGCCCGCGCCATGGCCGAGGGGAATCCGTATTCATTCCTTCATGTCAACAAGTCTGAAATCGATTTCGATGACAGTGTCAACCAGTACAGCCGCGAGGTATATCTTCGGGGACGCGAGAACCTGCAGAAGCTGATCGACCAGGGCGTTTTCGTGCGCGATACTAAACCCTGTTTCTATCTCTACCGCTTGACCTGGCGCGGCCGCAGCCAGGCCGGTTTGGTAGCATTGACATCGGTAGCAGAGTATGACGACGGCATCATCAAGAAACACGAACACACCCGGCCGGACAAGGTGCGCGATCGCGCCGATCATATCGGCATTCTCGAAGCCCAGGTCGGCCCGGTTTTCACCGCGTTCCGCTATCAGCCGGGTATCGAGCAGATATTCGCCCGGGTGAGATCGTCCTCGCCGAGCTTCGGCTTCGAGGCCGATGACGGCGTTACACATGAGTTATGGGTGATCGACGACTCGGGCACTGTCGGCGCGCTTATTGATGCCTTCGCCCGGTTGGACTGCATGTATATCGCTGACGGCCACCACCGCAGCCAGTCGGCATCGGAAGTCTGTCGCAGGTTAAAAGAGAAAAACGCGCATCACACCGGCAGGGAGCCGTACAATTTCTTTCTGAATGTGCTCTTCCCGGACCGGGAGCTCCGCATCCTGCCGTACAACCGAGTAGTAAAAGACCTGGGCGGCCGGACGGTCTCGCAGGTGCTGGGCGAAGCCGCCCCGTATTTCAACGTGACCGGGGCAAATGGCGCGGTGGAACCGGACCGCGCACACGTGTTCGGCGCGTACGGCGAGGGCAACTGGTATCGCCTGGAGGCGAAACCCGGAAGCTTTGACACGAGTCACCCGATCGAATCGATTGATGCCTCGATTCTGGCCAACAGCCTGCTTGCCCCGCAATTCGGCATAACCGATCCCAAGACCGATAAGCGTATTGACTTCGTAGGCGGTATCAGAGGTACCTCGGAACTGATGAAACTTGTCGATTCCGGTGAGTACAAGATCGCCTTCTCGCTTTACCCGACCTCGATTGAACAACTGCTCAAGGTTGCCGACGCCGGCGAGGTCATGCCGCCCAAGTCGACCTGGTTCGAGCCGAAGCTACGCGACGGCATTGTCGTGAACTTGCTCACAGAATAA
- a CDS encoding phosphatase PAP2 family protein, giving the protein MLETLAQLDTRLFLFFNITLANPVTDFVMPIITSDWLLRILYAVAVVLLLIFGNTRMRWLVLFSIVAVALTDQLSAGLLKPAIGRLRPCQVLDNINLLVACGGGKSMPSSHAANSFGQAALFGLVYPRLKWALLMFAALIALSRVFVGVHYPFDILVGAVLGLGVGFVVALAARRYLGKKPGMV; this is encoded by the coding sequence ATGCTTGAAACACTGGCACAACTCGATACCCGCCTCTTCCTGTTTTTCAACATCACTCTTGCCAACCCGGTGACTGACTTTGTCATGCCGATTATTACGTCTGACTGGCTGCTCCGAATTCTATATGCAGTCGCTGTAGTACTGCTCCTGATCTTCGGCAACACTCGCATGCGATGGCTCGTGCTCTTCTCCATCGTAGCGGTCGCCCTGACCGATCAGCTCTCGGCCGGGCTGCTCAAGCCGGCGATTGGTCGTCTCCGCCCCTGTCAGGTGCTGGACAACATCAACCTGCTGGTTGCCTGTGGGGGCGGCAAATCGATGCCGTCATCGCACGCGGCCAACTCATTCGGACAGGCTGCGCTTTTCGGCTTGGTGTACCCGCGCCTCAAGTGGGCGTTGCTGATGTTCGCAGCGCTGATAGCGCTAAGCAGGGTCTTTGTGGGTGTACACTACCCGTTCGACATTTTAGTGGGGGCTGTACTCGGTTTGGGGGTGGGATTTGTCGTGGCACTCGCAGCCCGCCGTTACCTTGGCAAGAAGCCAGGAATGGTTTGA
- a CDS encoding RidA family protein, which produces MNRIRISSGSPYEKPIGFSRAVRVGDFISVSGTGPIAPDGSTVGVGDAYAQAKRCLEIIKKAIEDAGGRLEHTTRTRMLLTDISRWEEVSRAHGEFFGDIRPASTLVAVSALVRPEWLVEIEADCVIDDKKGP; this is translated from the coding sequence ATGAACCGCATTCGGATATCATCCGGCTCACCCTATGAAAAGCCGATTGGCTTTTCCCGGGCGGTGCGGGTGGGAGATTTTATCAGCGTATCGGGTACCGGGCCGATTGCTCCGGACGGCTCCACAGTCGGCGTTGGCGATGCCTACGCCCAGGCCAAGCGGTGTCTGGAGATAATCAAGAAGGCGATCGAAGACGCGGGCGGCCGTCTTGAGCATACCACCCGCACGCGTATGCTGCTGACCGATATCTCCCGGTGGGAGGAAGTTTCCCGCGCTCACGGCGAGTTTTTCGGCGACATTCGCCCGGCGTCCACTCTCGTGGCGGTCAGCGCCCTGGTGAGACCGGAATGGCTGGTCGAAATCGAGGCCGACTGTGTGATCGACGACAAAAAGGGGCCGTAA
- a CDS encoding N-acetyltransferase has product MAEVRVVEVETSAQLKQFILYPNKLYAGDPNYVAPLYVERKEFFDRNNNPFYRTARTQLFLAMRGEEVVGRIATCISYKHNEYHGERTGFFGFFDTPDDEEVSRNLLKVAMIELKKAGMDRMRGPMNFSTNHECGFLVEGFDSPPMIMMTYNQPHQVKLAEKFGLRKVMDLLAYKLPTGWDPTDRVRRVVEARSAKTRVRFRTLDMSNFQHEVSLIKEVYNQSWARNWGFVPMDDAEFEHMAKNLKQIVDPDIVVIAEHDNRAAGFCLILPDINQVLIRLNGRLFPTGLLKLLWHTKVNNKVDRCRVLTFGVLPEYRHQGIDMMLFMEAYRRGTAKGYKWGELSWVLENNELMRRGVEQMQAVVYKRYRIVDMPL; this is encoded by the coding sequence ATGGCCGAAGTTAGGGTTGTCGAGGTTGAAACCTCGGCGCAATTGAAGCAGTTCATTCTCTATCCGAACAAGCTCTACGCCGGGGACCCCAACTATGTCGCCCCGCTATATGTCGAGCGGAAGGAATTCTTCGACAGGAATAACAATCCATTTTATCGCACCGCACGCACGCAGCTTTTCCTCGCCATGCGGGGTGAAGAAGTGGTCGGGAGAATCGCCACCTGCATCAGCTATAAGCATAATGAGTATCACGGCGAGCGCACCGGCTTCTTCGGTTTCTTCGACACTCCCGACGATGAAGAGGTATCGCGCAATCTTCTGAAAGTGGCGATGATCGAGCTCAAGAAGGCGGGTATGGACCGGATGCGCGGCCCGATGAACTTCTCCACCAATCACGAATGCGGCTTTCTGGTCGAGGGATTCGACAGCCCGCCCATGATCATGATGACGTATAACCAGCCTCACCAGGTGAAGCTGGCCGAGAAGTTCGGCCTTCGCAAAGTGATGGATCTGCTGGCTTATAAGCTCCCCACCGGATGGGATCCTACGGACCGGGTCCGCCGCGTGGTCGAGGCCCGTTCCGCGAAAACCCGGGTCCGGTTTCGCACTCTCGACATGAGCAATTTCCAGCACGAGGTAAGTCTCATCAAGGAAGTCTACAACCAGTCCTGGGCGAGGAACTGGGGTTTTGTGCCGATGGACGACGCCGAGTTCGAACACATGGCCAAAAACCTCAAGCAAATTGTCGATCCCGACATAGTGGTGATTGCTGAACACGATAACCGCGCGGCCGGCTTCTGTCTGATTCTGCCCGATATTAACCAGGTGTTGATCCGCCTCAACGGCCGCCTCTTCCCCACTGGTCTCCTAAAACTGCTCTGGCACACGAAGGTAAACAACAAGGTCGACCGTTGCCGTGTGCTCACCTTTGGTGTGCTGCCTGAATACCGCCACCAGGGGATCGACATGATGCTGTTCATGGAAGCTTACCGTCGCGGTACCGCCAAAGGGTACAAGTGGGGCGAACTGAGTTGGGTGCTCGAGAACAATGAGCTCATGCGCCGGGGTGTGGAGCAGATGCAGGCGGTGGTCTACAAACGGTACCGGATCGTGGACATGCCGCTGTGA
- a CDS encoding hydroxyacid dehydrogenase: MLILISDAFDTALPGRLKKYGDVTDDQARLPEAEVVLIRSKTKVTKEYIDSAPKMRLVIRGGVGLDNVDIPYAKGKGIQVFNTADASTVAVAELALAMMLALPNQLTKADSTMRQQNWAKKELKRSELYAKTLGILGIGKIGSAVATRARAFGMKVIAYDPFVFFSDAAQILPGLDEVLGQADYLSLHMPLTDHTKGMINKSSIGKMKDGVRIINTGRGKCINEVDLADALKSGKVAGYATDVWYSDPPDWSSPLLSAPNCVFAPHIGAETKENMGRIGVIVDALIDQYAAAKAK; encoded by the coding sequence ATGTTGATACTGATTTCAGACGCCTTCGACACCGCCCTCCCCGGCCGCCTCAAGAAGTACGGCGACGTGACCGATGACCAGGCCCGGCTGCCGGAGGCCGAGGTAGTTTTGATTCGAAGCAAGACGAAAGTCACTAAGGAGTACATCGACTCCGCCCCCAAGATGAGGCTGGTCATTCGGGGTGGGGTGGGACTCGACAACGTCGACATCCCGTACGCGAAGGGCAAAGGGATACAGGTCTTCAACACTGCCGATGCTTCCACAGTCGCGGTAGCTGAACTTGCCTTGGCCATGATGCTGGCGCTGCCCAATCAACTGACCAAAGCCGACAGCACCATGCGCCAGCAGAACTGGGCCAAGAAGGAACTCAAGCGCTCGGAGCTGTACGCCAAGACTCTCGGCATACTGGGAATCGGCAAAATCGGCAGCGCTGTGGCCACCCGGGCCAGGGCTTTCGGGATGAAGGTCATCGCGTATGACCCGTTTGTCTTCTTCTCCGACGCGGCGCAGATTCTCCCCGGCCTGGACGAGGTGCTGGGGCAGGCCGATTATTTGTCGCTGCACATGCCGCTGACCGACCATACCAAAGGCATGATCAATAAGTCATCAATCGGCAAAATGAAAGACGGCGTGCGCATTATCAATACCGGTCGCGGCAAATGCATCAACGAGGTTGATCTGGCCGACGCGCTCAAAAGCGGCAAGGTGGCCGGGTACGCCACCGATGTCTGGTATTCTGATCCGCCCGACTGGAGCTCACCTCTGCTGAGCGCTCCCAACTGTGTTTTCGCGCCCCATATCGGGGCCGAAACCAAAGAAAATATGGGACGTATCGGAGTCATAGTCGATGCACTCATCGACCAATACGCTGCCGCCAAAGCTAAGTGA
- a CDS encoding SWIB/MDM2 domain-containing protein: VGKKPAKRKVAKKKTTKKRTAKKKPAKKKVAKRKPAAKKAKAKRKPNPAFMRPMTLSADLGAVVGGDPKPRTEVTKKLWAYIKRNGLQDKVNRRMINADDKLTRIFGGKRKVSMFEMTKLVSKHMK, translated from the coding sequence AGGTCGGCAAGAAGCCCGCGAAGCGGAAGGTCGCCAAGAAGAAGACTACCAAGAAAAGAACGGCTAAAAAAAAGCCCGCTAAGAAGAAAGTAGCCAAGAGAAAGCCGGCAGCCAAGAAGGCCAAAGCCAAGCGGAAACCAAATCCCGCGTTCATGCGCCCGATGACTCTGTCGGCTGATCTCGGCGCCGTTGTCGGTGGCGATCCCAAGCCGCGCACCGAAGTCACCAAGAAGCTCTGGGCCTACATCAAGCGGAACGGACTTCAGGACAAGGTGAACCGGCGGATGATCAACGCCGACGACAAGCTGACCAGGATCTTCGGCGGCAAGAGGAAGGTTTCGATGTTTGAGATGACTAAGCTGGTCTCCAAGCATATGAAGTAG
- a CDS encoding macro domain-containing protein, whose translation MAVRIEVVLGDITATNTEAIVNAANNHLWMGSGVAGAIKKNGGEVIEQEAMAKGPVIPGEAVFTGAGRLPFKYVIHGAVMGQDLRTTDRLIRQTTIACLNIADKLGVESVAFPAFGTGVGGFPVTACANIMADAVRTWGDLAKHVRRVQFCIFDEVGFGMFKAAVDKRRGAK comes from the coding sequence ATGGCAGTTCGGATCGAAGTTGTGCTGGGCGACATCACCGCGACTAATACCGAGGCAATTGTCAACGCCGCCAACAATCACCTGTGGATGGGTTCAGGAGTGGCCGGGGCGATAAAGAAAAACGGGGGCGAGGTAATCGAGCAGGAAGCGATGGCCAAGGGCCCGGTCATACCGGGTGAGGCCGTCTTCACCGGCGCGGGCCGGTTGCCATTCAAGTATGTCATTCACGGCGCGGTGATGGGCCAGGACCTGCGCACTACCGACCGGCTGATCCGCCAGACCACAATTGCCTGTCTCAATATCGCCGACAAGCTGGGGGTGGAATCGGTGGCGTTTCCTGCTTTCGGGACAGGGGTCGGAGGTTTTCCGGTGACTGCCTGCGCGAACATCATGGCCGACGCGGTCCGAACCTGGGGAGACCTGGCGAAGCATGTTCGCCGGGTGCAGTTCTGCATTTTCGACGAGGTCGGCTTCGGCATGTTCAAGGCGGCGGTGGACAAGCGGCGAGGCGCGAAATGA
- a CDS encoding pyridoxamine 5'-phosphate oxidase family protein, with translation MTHVNEPFSQALFDGISAEATVGYLGIVTPDGYPRVVPVNFATIGTQVYFHGAAHGEKHGVLAGGPRVTVAIVVPYAMIPSYWRSPDYACPATQYYKSILIRGRGAIVHEPDEKATALQALMEKHQPEGGFGRLDSADPLYRKGIDDVAIFRIDPDRIDIRTKFGENLTRETRLRIIEKLRECNQGRDADTTLEMEKRLDATRESKEPK, from the coding sequence ATGACCCACGTCAACGAACCATTCTCTCAGGCGCTATTCGACGGCATCTCTGCCGAAGCAACAGTCGGCTATCTCGGAATCGTGACACCCGACGGCTACCCTCGCGTCGTGCCGGTGAACTTTGCCACGATCGGCACGCAGGTCTACTTCCATGGAGCGGCCCACGGAGAAAAGCACGGCGTGCTCGCCGGAGGTCCCAGGGTCACCGTTGCCATCGTGGTGCCTTATGCGATGATTCCGTCGTACTGGCGCTCTCCCGACTATGCCTGCCCGGCCACGCAGTATTACAAGTCGATCCTCATTCGGGGCCGCGGCGCGATCGTGCACGAGCCCGATGAAAAAGCCACCGCCCTCCAGGCACTCATGGAGAAGCATCAGCCCGAGGGCGGTTTTGGGCGTCTTGACTCCGCCGACCCGCTGTACCGGAAGGGGATCGATGACGTCGCGATATTTCGGATTGATCCCGACCGGATCGATATCCGCACCAAATTCGGCGAGAACCTGACACGCGAGACCCGGTTGCGTATCATCGAGAAGCTCAGGGAGTGCAATCAAGGACGCGATGCGGACACCACCCTGGAGATGGAAAAACGTCTGGACGCCACAAGGGAGAGCAAGGAACCAAAATGA
- a CDS encoding PfkB family carbohydrate kinase, translating to MKKSTHRHRRARPIDCLGLGIMPLDFLFEIPDYPPPGGKRDASALTIQGGGPVPNALVGLQRLGHTTALITAVADDVPGWLGVDEITREGVDNRFVVWKQGSSLMAGGFVEKGTGRRTIVLHRTLRVTPRDVVTSRLPVPRLIHLDGRDLEACIKLARWGRQKDVPICFDIGSMRNDVSPILPLVDHLVVADSFALPFTRASTARQAIERLRKRCSGTIVVTEGTRGSIGCEDGVVVTQPAYRVRNVDTTGAGDAYHTGYLYGLLHGYDLAARMHIGAVIAALKCTRPGARAGAPTWREIQAFLRKKPRIYA from the coding sequence TTGAAGAAATCGACGCATAGACATCGCCGGGCGCGACCGATCGATTGTCTCGGCCTGGGGATCATGCCGCTCGATTTCCTGTTCGAGATACCGGACTACCCTCCGCCCGGAGGTAAGCGCGACGCCTCGGCGCTGACTATCCAGGGAGGCGGACCGGTCCCCAACGCCCTGGTGGGACTCCAGCGGCTGGGGCACACGACCGCGCTCATCACGGCGGTCGCCGACGACGTGCCGGGATGGCTGGGGGTTGACGAAATCACGCGCGAAGGAGTCGACAACCGTTTTGTCGTCTGGAAACAGGGATCGTCTCTGATGGCGGGGGGATTTGTCGAGAAGGGGACCGGCCGACGGACTATCGTACTGCACCGCACACTGAGGGTGACGCCTCGCGACGTAGTAACATCGCGTCTGCCCGTGCCGCGTCTGATCCATCTTGACGGGCGTGATCTGGAGGCGTGCATAAAACTAGCGCGCTGGGGTAGGCAGAAGGACGTGCCGATCTGCTTTGATATCGGCTCAATGCGGAACGATGTCTCACCAATCCTGCCGCTGGTGGACCACCTGGTGGTGGCGGATTCGTTCGCTTTGCCGTTCACTCGCGCAAGCACCGCTCGTCAGGCGATCGAGCGCCTGAGGAAGCGCTGTTCCGGCACGATAGTTGTCACCGAGGGCACCAGGGGGTCAATTGGCTGTGAAGATGGTGTCGTAGTGACCCAACCCGCTTATCGAGTTCGCAATGTCGATACGACCGGCGCCGGCGACGCCTACCACACCGGGTATCTCTATGGCCTGTTGCACGGGTACGATCTGGCTGCGCGAATGCACATTGGAGCGGTTATCGCCGCGCTTAAGTGCACCAGGCCGGGAGCGCGCGCGGGCGCGCCGACCTGGCGCGAAATCCAGGCGTTTCTGCGTAAGAAGCCGAGGATCTATGCTTGA